A genomic stretch from Mycobacterium cookii includes:
- a CDS encoding S9 family peptidase, giving the protein MTATAFDNLDDYLALPRVSGLAVSADGSRVVTTVAELNDKRAEYVTAVWELDPAGRQPARRLTRGATGDSSPVFTADGDLLFISSRPQPHNTAGTKPPAALWRLPSGGGEAVEVASLPGGVNAVRAARAADATVIASALLPAARDADDDQRLRDLRKDGAVSAVLHTGYPVRFWNHDLGPDEPHLLDANGLRDLTPHPGGGLLTAGFFGDVDFDISADGSFLVTTWQLTGPGPVQRSVLMLIDLASGERRVIADDPDANLGQPAISPDGSAVAYTRDTLTAPDLAPRMTLQYLRFGERPRSIAENWDRRPASLTWSSDGASLVVTADQNGRAPIFAVEVSTSRVSQVTDDDFCYTDVVVVPEGVLYALRSSYAAPPHPVRIDPGGAVTVLPCIELPTLPGTLTDVSTLTADGTTVRSWLVLPEDQAPAPLLLWIHGGPLGSWNSWAWRWNPWLMAAKGYAVLLPDPALSTGYGQDFIQRGWGAWGGSPFDDLMAATDAACEHPRIDATRTAAMGGSFGGYMANWIAGHTNRFAAIVTHASLWALDQFGPTTDTAYYWRREMTPQMTAAHSPHHFVADISTPMLVIHGDRDYRVPIGEGLRLWYELLASSALPAGEDGSSPHRFLYFPSEDHWVLAPQHAKIWYGVVFAFLAEHVLGESAELPELLGVPSRP; this is encoded by the coding sequence GACGGCAACGGCATTCGACAACCTCGACGACTACCTGGCGCTGCCGCGGGTATCGGGCCTCGCGGTGTCGGCGGACGGGTCGCGGGTGGTGACCACCGTGGCCGAACTCAACGACAAACGCGCCGAGTACGTCACCGCCGTCTGGGAACTCGACCCGGCCGGCCGACAGCCCGCTCGGCGGCTGACCCGTGGCGCCACCGGTGACTCGTCGCCGGTGTTCACCGCCGACGGCGACCTGCTGTTCATCTCGTCGAGGCCGCAACCGCACAACACCGCCGGCACGAAGCCCCCTGCTGCGCTCTGGCGCCTGCCGTCGGGGGGCGGCGAAGCTGTCGAGGTGGCGAGCCTGCCCGGGGGAGTCAACGCGGTGCGCGCCGCCCGGGCGGCCGACGCGACCGTCATTGCGTCGGCGTTGCTGCCCGCGGCGCGCGACGCCGATGACGATCAGCGGCTGCGCGATCTGCGCAAGGACGGTGCGGTGAGCGCTGTTCTGCACACCGGGTATCCCGTCCGGTTCTGGAATCACGACCTCGGCCCCGACGAACCTCACCTGCTCGACGCGAACGGCCTCCGCGATCTGACGCCGCACCCTGGTGGCGGGCTGCTGACAGCCGGCTTCTTCGGCGACGTCGATTTCGACATCAGCGCCGACGGCAGCTTTCTCGTCACGACGTGGCAACTCACCGGGCCCGGGCCCGTCCAACGGTCGGTGCTGATGCTTATCGACCTGGCGTCCGGGGAGCGCCGCGTGATCGCCGACGATCCCGACGCCAATCTCGGCCAACCCGCAATCTCACCCGACGGGTCGGCGGTGGCGTATACCCGCGACACCCTCACCGCCCCGGACCTCGCCCCGCGAATGACATTGCAATACCTACGGTTCGGCGAACGGCCGCGATCGATCGCCGAAAACTGGGATCGCCGGCCGGCCTCGCTGACCTGGTCCAGCGACGGCGCATCGCTGGTGGTCACGGCCGACCAGAACGGGCGCGCACCGATATTCGCCGTCGAGGTGTCGACCTCCAGAGTCAGTCAGGTCACCGACGACGACTTCTGCTACACCGATGTCGTCGTCGTCCCGGAGGGCGTGCTGTACGCACTGCGCAGCTCTTACGCCGCGCCGCCACACCCGGTGCGCATCGATCCCGGCGGCGCGGTCACGGTGCTGCCCTGCATCGAGTTGCCCACGCTGCCAGGGACATTGACCGATGTGAGCACGCTGACCGCGGACGGGACGACGGTGCGGTCGTGGTTGGTGCTGCCCGAAGACCAGGCGCCGGCGCCGCTGCTGCTGTGGATTCACGGCGGTCCGCTGGGCAGCTGGAACAGCTGGGCCTGGCGATGGAACCCGTGGCTGATGGCCGCCAAGGGCTACGCGGTGCTGCTACCCGATCCGGCGCTGTCCACCGGTTACGGGCAGGACTTCATCCAGCGCGGCTGGGGTGCGTGGGGTGGATCGCCGTTCGACGACCTGATGGCCGCCACCGATGCGGCGTGCGAGCATCCGCGCATCGACGCGACCCGCACCGCGGCGATGGGCGGCTCGTTCGGCGGATATATGGCCAACTGGATTGCCGGTCACACCAACCGTTTCGCCGCGATCGTGACCCACGCCAGCCTGTGGGCGCTCGACCAGTTCGGCCCGACCACCGACACGGCGTACTACTGGCGCCGCGAGATGACGCCGCAGATGACCGCCGCACACTCACCCCACCACTTCGTCGCCGACATCAGCACCCCGATGCTGGTGATCCACGGCGACAGGGATTACCGCGTGCCGATCGGCGAGGGCCTGCGGCTGTGGTACGAACTGCTCGCCTCGTCAGCGTTGCCGGCCGGCGAGGACGGCAGCAGTCCGCACCGCTTCCTGTACTTCCCGTCCGAAGACCACTGGGTCCTCGCACCGCAGCACGCCAAGATCTGGTACGGGGTGGTGTTCGCGTTCCTGGCTGAGCACGTGCTGGGGGAGAGCGCCGAATTGCCGGAGCTGCTCGGAGTACCGTCGCGCCCGTGA